CGCCACCATGCAGGATGCGAGCCGTAAGCCCCCCGTGGCCCCGCATGGCATTGTAGCCACCAGGGCCTAGCTCCTCTTCCATGCGCGAGCAGGGATGACATTCGCCAGTAATTTCTAGCTGTACCTCTTTACCGATCTGTATTTTGCGATTCTTCAATGACAGTAAGTTCAAGCCGCGTATCGCTAGGTTGCGGCGCAGGCGGTCAGGGGCAATCGGCTCCGACAGACCTAGGTAGCTTGCTACCGCAGCTAAGTCCTCGTGCTGAATGAGGGTTACTTGCCGCTTGCCACCCGGCTTGGGCGTCGCGTGGTCACCCTGAATGTGACGGTCTGTC
This Hymenobacter sp. GOD-10R DNA region includes the following protein-coding sequences:
- a CDS encoding MOSC domain-containing protein encodes the protein MAFPFAGDDKSTIANLLKTLPQVGHLEWIGIRPVRRAPLVAMREATVETDRHIQGDHATPKPGGKRQVTLIQHEDLAAVASYLGLSEPIAPDRLRRNLAIRGLNLLSLKNRKIQIGKEVQLEITGECHPCSRMEEELGPGGYNAMRGHGGLTARILHGGVIKVGDIVRVLD